A stretch of [Clostridium] scindens DNA encodes these proteins:
- the phnX gene encoding phosphonoacetaldehyde hydrolase, whose translation MRRIEAVIFDWAGTTVDYGCFAPVQAFVEAFKSFGIEPTMEEVRKPMGMLKIDHIRTMMQMDRIGGLWKRTTGRAWNEEDVNDIYHIMEAKTLEILPKFVDIKPHVIETVSELRDQGIKIGSTTGYTDEMMNIVAPIAKENGYAPDLWVSPNAVGNAGRPYPYMMFRNMEALGVTSVRKVIKVGDTVADIKEGVNAGVITVGVIEGSSVMGYTKEEYESLTPAKRMAECQRVTDIYKEAGADHVIKDISGLLEL comes from the coding sequence ATGAGACGTATAGAAGCAGTAATCTTTGACTGGGCGGGCACGACGGTGGACTATGGATGCTTTGCTCCGGTACAGGCCTTTGTAGAGGCATTTAAGAGTTTTGGAATCGAGCCGACTATGGAAGAAGTAAGAAAACCTATGGGAATGCTGAAGATCGACCATATCCGTACCATGATGCAGATGGATCGGATCGGTGGCCTGTGGAAAAGAACGACGGGTAGAGCGTGGAATGAAGAGGATGTAAATGACATTTACCACATCATGGAGGCGAAGACGCTTGAGATTCTCCCCAAATTTGTAGATATCAAGCCCCATGTGATAGAGACGGTTAGCGAGCTGCGGGATCAGGGAATCAAGATAGGCTCCACCACAGGGTATACGGATGAGATGATGAACATTGTAGCCCCCATTGCCAAAGAGAACGGCTATGCGCCGGATCTGTGGGTCAGCCCGAACGCCGTCGGCAATGCGGGCCGTCCATACCCCTATATGATGTTCCGCAATATGGAGGCACTGGGCGTCACTTCCGTTCGGAAGGTCATCAAAGTAGGCGACACCGTTGCGGATATCAAAGAAGGAGTGAATGCCGGCGTTATCACGGTGGGCGTGATTGAGGGAAGTTCGGTGATGGGGTATACGAAGGAAGAGTATGAATCCCTTACGCCTGCAAAGCGAATGGCAGAATGCCAGAGAGTTACCGACATATATAAAGAAGCAGGAGCAGACCATGTGATCAAGGACATCAGCGGCCTGCTGGAACTGTAG
- a CDS encoding sensor histidine kinase, with protein sequence MNIWICLLWAALIIIVILLVKLHLLRKAAQEIRVAVCEKLKEETNTLIDISSHDAQMRLLADCLNQQLKELNARRQRYEQGDLELKEAILNASHDLRTPLTAISGYLQLLKQEECSENAGDYLAIIENRTAALRSLTEELFRYTIAVSDAEALTLEEVSINSALEASIASYYGALSQKGITPKISLPEKSVMRTLNKDALSRIFGNIISNAIKYSDGDLRVTLTEAGEAIFTNHASAMTETQVGKLFNRFYTVNTARHSTGLGLSIAKALTERMGGTVTANCKDNLLSIHVIFPD encoded by the coding sequence ATGAATATTTGGATCTGTCTATTATGGGCTGCACTTATCATCATCGTTATACTATTGGTCAAGCTCCATCTTCTTAGAAAGGCCGCACAGGAGATCCGGGTGGCGGTCTGCGAAAAACTAAAGGAAGAGACGAACACATTGATTGACATTTCCAGCCATGACGCCCAGATGCGCCTGCTGGCCGACTGCCTCAACCAGCAGTTAAAGGAACTCAACGCCAGAAGGCAGCGCTATGAGCAAGGCGACCTGGAACTGAAGGAGGCTATCTTGAATGCGTCCCATGACCTTCGAACCCCATTGACAGCCATCTCTGGATATCTGCAATTGCTAAAGCAGGAGGAATGCTCGGAAAATGCCGGAGACTACCTCGCCATTATCGAGAATCGTACAGCGGCGCTGCGTTCTCTCACAGAAGAACTCTTCCGCTATACGATTGCTGTCTCGGATGCCGAAGCCCTCACGCTGGAGGAGGTTTCCATCAATAGCGCGCTGGAGGCCAGCATCGCTTCTTACTATGGAGCCTTAAGCCAGAAAGGAATCACGCCAAAGATATCTTTGCCGGAAAAATCAGTCATGCGGACCCTGAACAAGGACGCTTTATCCCGGATCTTCGGCAATATTATCTCCAACGCGATCAAGTATAGCGACGGGGATCTGCGTGTTACGCTGACGGAAGCCGGAGAGGCCATATTTACAAACCATGCGTCTGCCATGACCGAAACGCAGGTAGGCAAGCTCTTCAACCGCTTTTACACGGTAAATACCGCCCGGCATTCCACCGGCCTTGGACTTTCTATCGCAAAGGCGCTTACGGAACGGATGGGAGGAACGGTGACCGCAAATTGTAAAGACAATCTTCTAAGCATCCATGTGATCTTTCCAGATTAA
- the spoIIIAA gene encoding stage III sporulation protein AA has product MQENRILNVLPRSVRILLHKEQLQYEYLQEIKLRVEKPLLLIYRGEELILGGQRGKPYMVTKEDVREMLEYISNYSLYAYEQEMKQGFITIEGGHRVGMTGQAIIENGKVKNLKHISSVNVRMSHEVLGCADKVFPYIANNRSLYHTLVISPPRCGKTTLLRDMIRQISDGNDWVRGMAVGVVDERSEIGGCYMGVAQNHLGIRTDVLDGCPKAEGMIMLIRSMGPEVIAVDEIGSAEDVHAIEYAMHCGCKMLATVHAGSMEELRKKPLLDQMIAQGRFERYILLGNRGHVGQIDGIFDHRGSLLYREDTR; this is encoded by the coding sequence ATGCAGGAAAACAGAATCTTGAATGTCTTGCCGCGCAGCGTGCGCATTCTGCTCCATAAGGAGCAGCTGCAGTATGAGTATCTGCAGGAGATCAAGTTGCGGGTGGAAAAGCCGCTGCTTCTGATCTACAGGGGCGAGGAACTGATCCTGGGCGGGCAGCGTGGCAAGCCTTATATGGTTACAAAAGAAGATGTAAGGGAGATGCTGGAATATATCAGCAATTATTCCTTATATGCATACGAGCAAGAAATGAAGCAGGGGTTTATCACGATTGAAGGAGGACACAGGGTAGGAATGACAGGACAGGCAATCATAGAGAACGGCAAAGTAAAGAACCTGAAGCATATCTCATCCGTCAATGTGCGGATGTCCCATGAAGTGCTTGGATGCGCAGATAAAGTATTTCCCTATATTGCCAATAACAGAAGCCTTTACCATACGCTGGTCATATCGCCTCCAAGATGCGGCAAGACAACGCTTCTTCGGGATATGATCCGTCAGATCTCCGATGGAAATGACTGGGTCAGGGGCATGGCTGTGGGAGTGGTGGATGAGAGGTCGGAGATTGGAGGCTGCTATATGGGGGTCGCCCAGAACCATCTTGGAATCCGCACGGACGTGCTGGATGGGTGCCCCAAGGCGGAAGGCATGATCATGCTGATACGCTCCATGGGGCCGGAGGTCATTGCCGTGGATGAGATTGGCTCGGCAGAAGATGTACATGCCATCGAATACGCAATGCACTGTGGCTGCAAGATGCTGGCCACTGTCCATGCAGGCTCCATGGAAGAATTAAGAAAGAAGCCTCTCCTTGACCAGATGATCGCCCAGGGACGCTTTGAACGGTACATCCTTCTGGGAAACCGCGGGCACGTAGGGCAGATTGATGGCATCTTCGATCACCGGGGCAGCCTTCTGTACAGGGAAGATACCAGATGA
- a CDS encoding metallophosphoesterase, translating into MIAVLLAPVYLLLNAYIFRWLIRYMGACTHHFKKTWVRLVVLAVYGFLALSILLAFFWPARWLIYLSNIWFGTLCYILLTVLAADGIRLIAKLIVKRGKKREWKESRRLFVVSGTFCIALILSLSVYGYLNARHIHTTDYSVTINKTCKNLDSMRVVLVADLHLGYSVGNAQMSQMVKKINAQEPDLVVIAGDIFDNNYDALKNPDKIARTLRGIKSNYGVYACYGNHDIQEKILAGFTFSHDKKKMSDPRMDQFLKDAHIQFLHDEGVLIDDSFYLFGRADRERPGRGISKRLSPKELTEDMDQDRPILVIDHEPDQLQELADAGVDLDLCGHTHDGQMFPGNLTIKLLWENPCGYLKKDRMHNIVTSGVGVFGPNMRVGTKSEICVIDVGFQ; encoded by the coding sequence ATGATCGCTGTATTACTCGCGCCTGTCTACCTCCTATTGAATGCTTATATTTTCCGCTGGCTGATCCGCTATATGGGAGCCTGCACGCATCATTTTAAGAAGACTTGGGTCAGGCTGGTCGTTCTGGCCGTCTACGGCTTTTTGGCCTTATCCATCCTGCTGGCCTTTTTCTGGCCTGCCAGATGGCTGATCTACCTTTCAAATATCTGGTTTGGCACCCTCTGCTATATTCTGCTTACCGTCCTGGCTGCAGATGGCATACGCCTGATTGCAAAGCTGATCGTCAAGCGCGGGAAGAAGCGGGAATGGAAGGAATCCCGGAGGCTCTTCGTCGTCAGCGGCACGTTCTGCATTGCACTGATCCTCTCCCTGTCCGTCTATGGCTATCTGAATGCCCGCCATATACATACCACAGATTATTCCGTAACCATTAACAAGACTTGCAAAAATCTGGATTCCATGAGAGTCGTCCTGGTAGCGGACCTCCACCTGGGCTACAGCGTGGGAAATGCGCAGATGTCCCAGATGGTTAAAAAGATCAATGCCCAGGAGCCGGATCTGGTGGTAATCGCGGGGGACATCTTCGACAATAATTACGATGCCTTGAAAAATCCAGATAAGATCGCCCGCACGCTACGTGGTATTAAAAGCAACTACGGCGTATATGCCTGCTACGGCAATCACGATATCCAGGAAAAGATTCTGGCTGGCTTCACGTTCAGCCACGACAAGAAAAAAATGAGTGATCCCAGAATGGATCAGTTTCTTAAGGATGCCCATATCCAGTTTCTGCACGATGAGGGCGTCCTGATCGATGACTCCTTCTATCTCTTTGGCAGGGCTGACAGGGAGCGCCCCGGACGTGGCATCTCCAAGCGTTTAAGCCCAAAGGAGCTGACAGAGGATATGGATCAGGACAGGCCGATCCTTGTTATCGACCATGAGCCGGATCAGCTGCAGGAGCTTGCCGATGCAGGCGTAGACCTGGATCTGTGCGGACACACCCATGATGGCCAGATGTTTCCGGGCAATCTGACGATCAAGCTGCTCTGGGAGAATCCTTGCGGCTATCTGAAAAAAGATCGGATGCACAATATCGTCACCTCCGGCGTGGGCGTATTCGGGCCTAATATGAGGGTGGGAACTAAGAGCGAGATCTGCGTGATAGATGTGGGGTTTCAGTAG
- the phnW gene encoding 2-aminoethylphosphonate--pyruvate transaminase — MKNYKLLTPGPLTTTDTVKEEMLFDHCTWDDDYKKITQQIREELLDLAHVDHEIYTVVLMQGSGTFGVESVLSSVIGEDDKLLIAANGAYGERMEDIARHNQLSYTAYHEHYDRMPSAGKIEEYLREDPSITHVAMVHSETTSGILNDIASVAEVVKRAGKIFIVDAMSSFGGVDIEVQKLGIDYLVSSANKCIQGVPGFSFIICNRADLIASAGKARSLSLDLYDQWKTMHVDGKWRFTSPTHVVLAFAQALRELKKEGGILAREKRYRENNQLLIEKMEELGIRPYIDAAHQGPIITTFFYPDRHDFSFQEMYDYIKERGYAIYPGKVTQADTFRIGNIGEVYQEDILKLADILKEFFAEH, encoded by the coding sequence GTGAAGAATTATAAACTACTTACTCCGGGGCCGCTTACGACTACGGATACGGTGAAAGAAGAAATGCTGTTCGACCACTGCACCTGGGATGACGATTATAAGAAGATTACCCAGCAGATCAGGGAGGAACTTCTTGATCTTGCCCATGTAGATCATGAGATATATACGGTCGTCCTGATGCAGGGAAGCGGGACGTTCGGAGTGGAGTCCGTATTATCCAGTGTTATCGGAGAAGATGACAAACTGCTGATTGCGGCCAACGGAGCATACGGAGAGAGGATGGAGGATATTGCCAGGCACAATCAGCTCTCTTACACCGCTTATCATGAGCATTATGACAGGATGCCTTCCGCCGGGAAGATAGAAGAGTATCTGCGGGAGGATCCATCCATCACCCATGTGGCTATGGTACATAGCGAGACCACGTCAGGGATCCTCAATGATATCGCTTCCGTGGCGGAGGTAGTGAAAAGAGCCGGGAAAATCTTTATCGTAGATGCCATGTCCAGTTTTGGCGGCGTGGATATCGAGGTCCAGAAACTGGGGATCGACTACCTCGTAAGCAGCGCGAATAAGTGCATACAGGGAGTTCCGGGATTCTCTTTTATCATCTGTAATCGGGCGGATCTGATCGCCAGCGCGGGAAAGGCGAGAAGTCTCTCGCTGGATCTGTATGATCAGTGGAAGACGATGCATGTGGACGGGAAATGGAGGTTTACGTCGCCAACCCATGTGGTGCTTGCTTTTGCCCAGGCCCTCCGGGAACTTAAGAAGGAAGGCGGAATCCTGGCAAGGGAAAAACGCTACCGAGAGAATAACCAGCTGCTGATCGAGAAGATGGAAGAACTTGGAATCCGCCCATACATAGACGCCGCGCATCAGGGCCCGATCATCACCACCTTTTTCTATCCAGACCGCCATGATTTTTCCTTCCAGGAAATGTATGACTATATCAAGGAGAGAGGATATGCCATCTATCCGGGCAAGGTGACGCAGGCCGATACCTTCCGCATCGGCAATATCGGAGAGGTCTATCAAGAGGATATTTTAAAACTTGCGGATATATTGAAAGAGTTCTTCGCAGAACATTAG
- a CDS encoding stage III sporulation protein AB → MTAMVKTFGAVLIIGATSLWGIRAADRINDQYVQMQYLKKLVYQLRSEIRYARSYLGEAFRHIGTSSREPYKGWLLEIYDRLEHKNRGTLEDIWEDTAREYLGASGLPEEELDKLINLGGQLGVADIEMQVKTLDLYLEEMSLSMEEMRGGMKAKVRLCHCLGVMSGIFITVLLI, encoded by the coding sequence ATGACGGCCATGGTCAAGACCTTCGGGGCTGTCCTGATCATAGGAGCCACCTCTTTATGGGGCATCCGGGCGGCAGACCGTATCAACGACCAGTATGTCCAGATGCAGTATCTCAAGAAGCTGGTCTACCAGTTGAGAAGCGAGATACGGTATGCCAGGTCTTATCTGGGGGAAGCGTTCCGTCATATTGGGACATCTTCCAGGGAGCCATATAAAGGATGGCTTCTGGAAATATACGACAGGCTGGAGCATAAGAACAGGGGTACGCTGGAGGATATATGGGAAGATACGGCAAGAGAATATCTGGGGGCATCCGGCCTTCCGGAGGAGGAACTGGACAAACTGATAAATCTTGGAGGCCAGCTGGGGGTCGCGGATATCGAGATGCAGGTAAAGACTCTCGACCTCTACCTGGAGGAAATGAGCCTTTCCATGGAAGAGATGCGGGGCGGGATGAAGGCAAAGGTGAGATTATGCCACTGCCTGGGCGTGATGAGCGGGATATTTATTACCGTCCTGTTAATATAG
- a CDS encoding ABC transporter permease subunit, producing MNKLLRANFARLWKNRPFLVGLAFMFLAGSAYVLKQYQQIKVYQIPVSLESTFFTYAMLIGVLSAIFCSLFLGVEYGDGTMRNKIIAGHKRTDIYLSNLITNLSASLLMCLSYILSNVVLGIPLLGFQKASLSDILLLISGSCVTVAALCSVFTMISLLIQNKALAPIVCIVGMFLMLGAVSEIKRMLDQPEYYYDNVKNKNYLDGEIREKFEFCYNFLPAGQEMQYAAMKTENIGGMCLYSLGITAVTTGIGTFFFRKKDIK from the coding sequence ATGAATAAGCTTTTACGCGCAAATTTTGCCCGCCTCTGGAAAAACCGTCCATTTCTAGTCGGCCTGGCATTTATGTTCCTGGCCGGAAGCGCATATGTCTTAAAGCAATACCAGCAAATCAAGGTATACCAGATTCCCGTAAGCCTGGAATCTACATTTTTCACTTACGCGATGCTGATCGGCGTCCTTAGCGCCATCTTCTGCTCTCTGTTCCTGGGGGTAGAATACGGGGACGGAACCATGCGAAATAAGATCATCGCCGGACACAAAAGAACGGATATTTACCTTTCCAATCTGATCACCAATCTATCCGCTTCCCTTCTCATGTGCCTGTCATACATCTTGTCAAACGTGGTTCTTGGCATTCCTCTGCTGGGATTTCAGAAGGCCAGCCTCTCTGATATACTGCTATTGATATCGGGAAGCTGCGTCACGGTGGCTGCGCTTTGCTCGGTCTTCACTATGATCAGCCTTCTGATTCAGAACAAGGCTCTGGCGCCTATCGTCTGCATTGTAGGAATGTTTCTGATGCTGGGCGCCGTATCAGAGATTAAGCGGATGCTGGACCAGCCAGAGTATTACTATGACAATGTAAAAAATAAAAATTACCTGGACGGGGAGATCCGTGAGAAATTCGAATTCTGTTATAATTTTCTGCCAGCAGGACAGGAAATGCAGTACGCAGCCATGAAAACTGAGAACATTGGCGGGATGTGTCTGTATTCTCTTGGCATCACGGCTGTCACAACAGGTATCGGAACCTTCTTCTTCCGAAAAAAGGATATAAAATAA
- a CDS encoding ABC transporter ATP-binding protein yields MEYALTANHLMKKYGRSNALDNFSMQVPKGAIYGFVGKNGAGKTTLIRLACGLQSPTSGTFTLYGVKNTQKGIRKARRRMGAVVEAPSIYLDLSAADNLKQQYHVLGLPSFDGIPELLKLTGLNDTGKKKAKDFSLGMRQRLGIAIALAGRPDLLILDEPANGLDPQGIIEIRELILRLNREQQITVLISSHILDELSRLATHYGFIDKGHMVKEMTAKELKTACRKCTRLTVTATAILVRTLDRMGLDYEVISDTQTDIYGEFPVTELTLALAKERCSILSLHEHDESLENYYINLVGGDKYE; encoded by the coding sequence ATGGAATACGCTTTGACAGCAAATCATCTGATGAAAAAGTATGGGCGTTCCAACGCGCTGGACAATTTTTCCATGCAGGTTCCCAAAGGAGCAATCTATGGGTTTGTAGGAAAGAACGGGGCGGGCAAGACGACGCTGATTCGTCTGGCCTGCGGGCTTCAATCACCAACGTCCGGGACCTTTACGCTATATGGGGTCAAAAATACCCAGAAGGGAATCCGGAAAGCACGCCGCAGAATGGGGGCCGTCGTAGAAGCCCCTTCGATCTATCTGGATCTGTCTGCCGCGGATAATCTGAAACAGCAGTACCATGTACTGGGACTTCCCTCGTTCGATGGCATCCCGGAACTGCTGAAATTAACCGGTCTTAATGATACCGGGAAGAAAAAGGCGAAAGATTTTTCCCTTGGCATGCGCCAGCGGCTTGGAATCGCCATAGCCTTGGCTGGCAGGCCGGATCTGCTTATTCTGGATGAGCCGGCCAATGGCCTGGATCCACAGGGAATCATCGAGATCCGCGAACTGATCCTTAGGCTGAACCGGGAGCAGCAGATCACGGTATTGATTTCAAGCCATATCCTGGACGAACTTTCACGCCTTGCTACCCATTATGGCTTCATAGATAAGGGACATATGGTGAAGGAAATGACGGCCAAAGAACTGAAGACCGCCTGTCGGAAATGTACCCGGCTAACGGTAACTGCCACCGCCATCCTTGTCCGCACGCTGGACAGGATGGGCCTGGATTATGAGGTCATATCGGATACGCAGACGGATATTTATGGAGAATTTCCTGTCACGGAACTGACTTTGGCTTTGGCAAAGGAGCGCTGCAGCATACTGTCCCTGCATGAGCATGACGAATCACTGGAAAACTATTATATTAATCTGGTGGGAGGTGACAAGTATGAATAA
- a CDS encoding extracellular solute-binding protein, which produces MAKKNTEARAVWTVIMLIFMVFLAFPLILLLLKSFQADGGISLANYKEIFAAKGFLKALRNSLAISALGAAIATGLAFIMAYTVNYTNVGNGYKKTLKTLALLPMLLPTITYGFAIIYSFGKQGLFTRLLGRQAFDIYGICGLLIGYVIYTLPISFMLINNTMGYIDKKFMVVSRVMKDSAWGTFRETLLRPLAGTLAVSFIQCFFLCFTDFGIPASVGGRVEVIASVLYAQMLGSVPDFNNGAVVAVIMLLPSIVSISVVAYLERYNVRYSKITQMENKKSRMRDVICAILTALILLGVLAIFAVIFIVPFVKGWPYEMRFTMEHVRNALADPSLTMVYKNSLLTAILTAALGTLMAYGAAIVTARSSMDNRAKNIIEGIASITNTIPGMVLGIAFMLAFTGTGLQNTFALIIICNLVHFFATPYMMMKNSLAKMSLSWEKTARLMGDSWIKTLARVVTPNAASSLLEVFSYYFVNAMVTVSAIIFLAGARTMVITTKIKELQHFAKFNEIFVLSLLILFTNLAGKLLLTLLADRKWRESKGEKRRMRKIKKAAFVGMAFTLLAGSALTGCAGSGNAAGEQVILYTNADDEAVEAMKNALDSNGYEGKYIVQTFGTSELGGKLLAEGADIEADLVTMSSFYLESAQEEHPMFQDLEFETGALDEYPSYYTPITAQEGAIIYNTEMVKENSLPVPASIKDLADPVYKDMISVTDIQSSSTAWLLIQALVSEYGEEEAKDILADIYENAGAHIEDSGSGPIKKVRAGEVAIGFGLRHQAVADKEEELPIDYVDPEEGNFTLTESVAVVNNKDEKNEEAMKMAECIIANGREELLKTYPIPLYEGEKVDDANKSGNPKAFPEKLSVKLLEKHQALSEECK; this is translated from the coding sequence ATGGCAAAGAAGAATACGGAGGCAAGGGCTGTATGGACGGTGATCATGCTCATTTTTATGGTATTTCTGGCATTCCCGCTCATACTGCTTCTGCTGAAATCCTTTCAGGCGGATGGGGGCATCTCCCTGGCGAACTATAAAGAGATCTTTGCTGCAAAAGGATTCTTAAAGGCGCTTCGCAACAGTCTGGCTATATCAGCGCTGGGAGCGGCCATAGCCACAGGCCTTGCGTTCATCATGGCCTATACGGTCAATTATACCAACGTCGGGAACGGATACAAGAAGACGCTTAAAACGCTGGCCCTGCTGCCGATGCTTCTGCCTACGATCACTTATGGATTCGCGATTATCTATTCGTTCGGAAAGCAGGGGCTTTTCACTAGATTACTTGGCAGGCAGGCCTTTGATATCTATGGAATCTGCGGCCTATTGATCGGCTATGTCATCTATACGCTTCCAATCTCATTTATGCTAATCAACAATACCATGGGATACATCGACAAGAAATTCATGGTGGTATCCAGAGTTATGAAAGACAGCGCTTGGGGGACATTCAGGGAAACGCTGCTGCGCCCGCTGGCAGGAACGCTGGCGGTATCATTTATCCAATGCTTCTTCCTGTGCTTTACCGACTTTGGCATACCAGCATCCGTAGGAGGCAGAGTGGAAGTCATCGCTTCGGTTCTCTACGCCCAGATGCTTGGAAGCGTGCCGGACTTTAACAATGGAGCCGTTGTGGCGGTCATCATGCTGCTGCCCTCCATCGTCAGTATATCCGTAGTCGCGTATTTAGAGAGATATAACGTACGGTACAGTAAGATTACGCAGATGGAGAATAAGAAGAGCCGGATGCGGGATGTCATCTGCGCGATTCTGACGGCGCTGATTCTTCTGGGAGTCCTGGCCATATTCGCGGTGATCTTCATCGTGCCTTTTGTCAAAGGGTGGCCCTATGAGATGCGTTTTACCATGGAGCATGTAAGAAATGCACTTGCGGACCCATCGCTTACAATGGTGTATAAGAATTCGCTTCTTACGGCAATCCTGACGGCAGCCCTCGGTACTCTCATGGCTTATGGGGCTGCGATCGTTACGGCGAGAAGCAGCATGGACAACCGGGCGAAGAACATCATCGAGGGCATCGCATCCATCACGAATACGATTCCGGGAATGGTCTTAGGAATCGCGTTCATGCTGGCCTTTACAGGGACCGGACTTCAGAATACGTTTGCCCTGATCATCATCTGTAATCTGGTGCATTTCTTCGCTACCCCATACATGATGATGAAGAATTCTCTGGCGAAGATGAGCCTGTCCTGGGAGAAGACGGCAAGGCTGATGGGGGACAGCTGGATCAAGACGCTGGCAAGGGTAGTAACGCCCAATGCGGCGTCATCCCTTCTGGAAGTATTCAGCTACTATTTTGTGAATGCCATGGTGACGGTCAGTGCCATCATCTTCCTGGCGGGGGCAAGGACCATGGTTATTACGACGAAGATTAAGGAACTGCAGCACTTTGCGAAGTTCAATGAGATCTTTGTGCTGTCACTGCTGATATTATTTACGAATCTGGCCGGGAAGCTACTGCTTACGCTCCTGGCAGATAGAAAATGGAGAGAAAGTAAAGGAGAGAAAAGAAGGATGAGAAAAATAAAAAAAGCGGCATTTGTGGGAATGGCTTTTACGCTGCTTGCAGGCAGCGCGCTGACGGGCTGTGCCGGCAGCGGTAACGCAGCCGGGGAACAGGTAATACTATATACCAATGCGGACGACGAGGCGGTGGAGGCCATGAAGAACGCGCTCGACTCCAATGGTTATGAGGGGAAATACATCGTGCAGACCTTTGGAACATCGGAACTTGGAGGCAAGCTTCTGGCAGAAGGGGCCGATATCGAGGCAGACCTGGTTACCATGAGTTCTTTTTACCTGGAAAGCGCGCAGGAAGAGCATCCGATGTTTCAGGATTTAGAATTTGAGACAGGCGCGCTGGATGAATATCCGTCTTATTATACGCCAATCACTGCCCAGGAAGGGGCGATTATCTATAACACGGAGATGGTGAAGGAGAATAGCCTTCCAGTGCCGGCATCCATCAAGGACCTGGCAGATCCCGTCTACAAGGACATGATATCGGTGACGGACATCCAGAGTTCCTCCACCGCATGGCTTCTGATCCAGGCGCTGGTCAGCGAATATGGGGAGGAAGAGGCAAAGGATATCCTGGCGGATATTTATGAAAATGCAGGCGCCCACATCGAGGATTCCGGATCTGGCCCCATTAAGAAGGTAAGAGCCGGGGAAGTGGCAATCGGATTTGGCCTGAGGCATCAGGCGGTTGCGGATAAGGAAGAAGAACTCCCGATTGATTATGTGGATCCAGAAGAAGGAAATTTTACATTGACAGAATCTGTGGCAGTAGTCAATAATAAGGATGAAAAGAATGAGGAGGCCATGAAGATGGCGGAGTGCATCATTGCTAACGGCAGAGAGGAATTGCTTAAGACATATCCGATTCCTCTATATGAAGGCGAAAAGGTGGATGATGCCAATAAGTCAGGCAATCCGAAGGCCTTCCCGGAAAAACTATCTGTAAAACTGCTGGAAAAGCACCAGGCACTTTCAGAAGAGTGCAAATAA
- a CDS encoding response regulator transcription factor produces the protein MRHVLIVDDDVFINRMLEEVLVKENYRVSHAYSGTEALLLLSSCRPDLILLDLMLPGLSGEDVLSQICGIPVIVMSAKAEVGSKVSLLLGGAADYITKPFDIEELLARITVQFRKTSAGASSVLKHDDLSLDIVTRTVAIGDKNIRLTKTEFAILRLLMENPAQVIPKTVLLERISEDTPDCMESSLRVHISNLRKKLRDVSGKDYIEAVWGIGFKMAEE, from the coding sequence ATGAGACATGTGTTGATCGTGGATGATGATGTTTTTATTAATCGTATGCTTGAGGAGGTTCTTGTGAAGGAGAATTATCGGGTTTCTCATGCTTATTCGGGGACAGAGGCTTTGCTTTTGCTTTCTTCTTGCAGGCCGGATCTGATTCTTCTTGACCTGATGCTTCCGGGCTTAAGCGGGGAGGATGTGCTCTCACAGATATGCGGCATTCCTGTAATCGTCATGAGCGCTAAGGCAGAGGTTGGCAGCAAGGTCTCACTTCTTCTTGGCGGCGCGGCCGATTATATTACCAAGCCATTTGATATCGAGGAACTGCTGGCAAGGATCACCGTCCAGTTTCGCAAAACGTCTGCCGGTGCATCTTCTGTCCTGAAGCATGATGATCTTTCTTTAGACATTGTTACCCGTACAGTTGCCATAGGCGATAAGAATATAAGGCTTACCAAGACGGAATTTGCGATATTAAGACTTTTAATGGAGAATCCTGCCCAGGTAATCCCCAAGACGGTCCTCCTTGAGCGCATCAGCGAAGACACGCCTGACTGCATGGAGAGTTCCCTGCGGGTACATATCAGCAATCTGCGGAAGAAGCTGCGGGACGTCTCAGGCAAGGATTACATTGAAGCGGTTTGGGGAATTGGCTTTAAAATGGCTGAAGAATAA